The proteins below are encoded in one region of Reichenbachiella sp. 5M10:
- a CDS encoding S8 family serine peptidase, producing MRKRVPIRPILLVVMMLFSTLYVSGQSSYDQSVFRVKFEKSSESYLRGMNVRLNANGVIQTGLNKVDLMNEKHQVVSMKRVFPYAGKFEAKHRKYGLDLWYEIEIKKGADIDDARQDFFALNEISTSEFIHAKTSRAVEAASFNSTLAMATLPDGVDDPRYAEQWHYENTGQTGGKVDADIDLDNAWLLETGSTDVIVSIHDEGVDYDHEDLVGNMWVNTGEIANNGIDDDNNGFVDDVYGYNFAQVQGEITPGNHGTHVAGTVAAESNNGIGGSGVAGGTGSDDGVRLMSCQVFSGTGSRGFSSSYVYAADNGAVISQNSWGYTVPGSYEQSVLDAIRYFIAEAGYDESGTQVGPMAGGIVIFAAGNDADNDAYYPGYMEEVIAVGGTNHTDYKFYASNYGPWVDIAAPGEDIFSSLINDGYTGTYSGTSMACPHVSGVAALIVSRFKEEGITPDLVRSRLLNTTDPLTFDGAENWGTGRVNAYKALADDDGAAPVAITDFQMDAITDLTASFSWTAPADMPNSTQVTYYDLRYSTQPINASNFGEATPANVKKPSSPGTTEEIILEGLLPATTYYFAIVSSDYFGNTSSLSTVLSGTTEDAPTIAIAGDPSVTIDLSTDTKTALGSFTITNEGAYPLYFDILPTYGGIAEYEVETSLLYGGVGVSPGLPLVHYAGDYQSFQNQSINTGSSIGAQLNFANQEQDVLAYDDGDDEVAGALKVTNQSGEYNSWISATNFEVPEQEGHFLLSQVTTYMQVSYEAAGMETTLMIIEGGETPADGTVRLSQVFEHKESSQFLNIPLEIPLPFESGDEFWVVFLLPEERVEFGYDIVEGGNRPNTHMAFMNNQWTDIQSFEGYENYVWTVRAIEKSVDGLSLDVVQGEIAPLSSQHIEVSYDGAEVVRNATYDFELKIISNDPVNPVTVVDAQATIIGLLEPEMEVTPANIETIIDASVSTTAVETITITNTGDGDLIFDFENQVEVPEVSIAAVTSYTSLLDVPVSAGVAPHVSTTLDTTVPVAKYGEGSLAYGHQIHPDEFFVTFSTDAPGEYATQGEGIGYNVIAADFTRGDVTNMYIINDESETLMKMNLETGERSVIGATAPFNDIATDKFENVVYGTYFNGYTSDLYTMDVSTGAVELVGSMGDGIMVAIACDGEGQMWGYKLDDGNIYSIDKASGAATAIGHVGFTGNYNQSLAWDPKTDMIYLAAYNYIEERGEFRVVDTQTGATELIGVFPNNSQVSALAFAGGGYVDFASVSPTNGTVAPGASMDVQVTIDAMELPNGDYYTPLSISTNDYDHLTQVVPVALEVTGQIGELSVDHQVLDFGSVLLGADKELEIKMSNRGIGTLDIESITSTSDLFTTNLDGPVVIDMNGDHTVKINFKPDEIGQFNSSMSIQSNDPNSPVTKITLTGSAILPPEVVIAPDTIMLSLNSGEIVTRQFTIKNEGAYPLQYSIPENQSGILSEEQVALNSLGGPDDAGYRWIDSNDSNGPEFVWNDISTSGTEIMSGAYTGSEFVELPFDFPFYGETKTSMYISAEGFVTFASTGSTTNYNRAIPNAYTPNDLVAGYWDNLRFPNTVGNMYYEAFEDRIIVQWEKVGNSNNNDGTISFQIVLFDDGRIMYYYEQASLGIKNSATIGIENADGTQGLQINYNETFVEDELAILVFPGYQGFDNVSINKYNGIIPAGEEETIEATIDATGLLEGVYSHEIYIYNNDPLVPKAQFTAVLDVIGHPEITANTESLTFAPIIDGTSVIQSLSLKNTGSKDLVVSSIASSDEAFTTSFVEELTLAAGQQVFVEVTFAPVDVGVFTGDLTVTSDDDFGNSSLVIPVSGSTIASPELRVTTDIDPVEVSLASSESDKVSVTVENISGSVLNYVVHAPSFMTLDGVTTPSVVQGGDNFGYTWADSDSSDAVIYDWVDIAESGNRLALGEGDGIFVSLPFTFPYYGNTYDEVQIASNGFLTFNTTLGASGGQSNRSFPSTIDPDNHIAIFWDDLDPEEMGDVYYLATPDSLVVQYTNVSRDNSAYGATFQGILYANGDIKMQYKDLEAYTAINSVSVGMENEDGTDGLTVVYNKLDYLKSEFAVMITSPYYKGVLEAGLSESFDLLIDTDSIYHGVYMEPIRIVSNDTDDQITEITATLNVSGVQEISLSTNEILFDPLHYVEGENFNQIKEFTVYNEGTKDLMISSLTFSDEMAGFGIDKTSSYTVAPKDSLVVKVTFAPDQATDFVNTLTINSDDASNPVLTVSMSGVAVLPPAAVVNPLETLVLDLLSTEVASDAITLTNEGMSDLEYTTEIRFFPYGFSDVSSSVVPSFEDSIYYDKHTDPDGYYGQNGGSVAPKVAVKFTLEKERFYLTHVSNYYNSNGAYEPSLLQVYKGGTRPENGELVTSQQFSHPEAENGYNAIIALEEPQLFYEEEEHFWVVITYPTSMLQPAAYNDRLTSDPRASWYFPGHSWLSDAAHNFKIRALEQVGGYGDWLTVDPAAGTVAPDANTDLTFYLDASETDRGGSHYAMVTYNFNDPLTPSLERAVEVYVNHLPEIDVLENINVQEGSEVSFVAEVSDLDGTITEIALAEEYAFTSLALSGNTATIVYSPDYDQAGVHVIELVATDDKGETVVKPIHLTVANVNRNPVASQVSDMQRYLHEGVLTLEGNTIFSDADMDALTFRAINESDEVATVLTTSTGFEITPVQAGTTFVGLFASDGTVEVLTSFNLTVVENQAPVAVSLENISRYVSDGVYSLVASEIFSDGDHILTFTATVADATVATAAVTASGFDITPLSAGATLVTLTATDGIVEVSTSFTVTVAVRNSAPVAVTVEDATLQAGGTSLTFAASSVFTDADSDVMYFDASAADATVVGVSISSGNFIIEPLAEGSTTVTLTATDTYNDEVTVSFTVSVEEEEEDEEEESTETNAAPVAVTVEDATLQAGGMSLTFAASSVFTDADSDVMYFDASATDAAVVGVSISSGNFIIEPLAEGSTTVTLTATDTYNDVVTVSFTVSVEEEEESTETNTAPVAMTVEDATLHVGGTNLTFAASSVFTDADGDVMYFDASAADAAVVGVSISSGSFIIEPLAEGSTTVTLTATDTYNDEVTVSFTVSVESNILSSIEVERLEMDLYPNPVKNQVNVKWEPGVEATMIRLFDNAGIMIQLIQVPANSSNYTLDMATLQSGVYHMQLITNEQVYTRRVIKE from the coding sequence ATGAGAAAAAGAGTACCGATAAGGCCCATACTCTTGGTTGTAATGATGCTGTTTTCGACATTGTATGTCAGTGGACAGTCTAGCTATGACCAATCTGTATTTCGGGTGAAATTTGAAAAATCAAGCGAGTCCTACCTGAGAGGGATGAACGTGAGATTGAACGCCAATGGTGTGATTCAGACCGGTTTGAACAAAGTCGATTTGATGAATGAAAAACACCAAGTGGTAAGTATGAAAAGAGTTTTTCCCTATGCGGGAAAATTTGAAGCCAAACACCGCAAATATGGGCTGGATCTTTGGTACGAAATTGAAATTAAAAAGGGTGCGGACATAGATGATGCTCGGCAGGATTTCTTTGCACTGAATGAAATCTCGACGAGTGAATTTATCCACGCCAAGACGAGCCGAGCGGTTGAGGCGGCTAGCTTCAACTCTACCTTGGCGATGGCGACTTTGCCAGATGGAGTGGACGACCCTCGCTACGCAGAGCAGTGGCACTATGAAAACACGGGTCAAACAGGTGGTAAGGTCGATGCTGATATTGATCTAGACAATGCGTGGTTGTTGGAAACGGGTAGTACAGATGTCATCGTGTCTATCCATGACGAAGGTGTAGACTATGATCACGAAGATTTGGTCGGCAACATGTGGGTCAATACTGGTGAAATTGCCAACAATGGGATCGACGATGACAATAACGGATTCGTGGATGACGTCTATGGCTACAATTTCGCCCAAGTGCAGGGGGAGATCACCCCAGGAAACCACGGTACACACGTGGCAGGTACTGTAGCTGCCGAGTCCAACAATGGTATCGGTGGGTCCGGCGTAGCAGGAGGAACAGGGTCAGATGATGGAGTTAGGCTCATGTCATGTCAGGTGTTCTCAGGGACAGGAAGTAGAGGGTTCTCTTCTTCGTATGTATATGCAGCGGACAATGGTGCGGTGATTTCTCAAAACAGCTGGGGATATACTGTCCCGGGTTCTTACGAGCAGTCAGTGCTTGATGCCATTCGTTATTTCATCGCTGAGGCGGGATATGACGAAAGTGGAACCCAAGTTGGCCCTATGGCTGGTGGTATTGTGATTTTCGCCGCAGGAAATGACGCGGACAATGATGCATATTATCCAGGATACATGGAGGAAGTAATTGCTGTAGGAGGAACGAACCATACGGATTACAAATTTTATGCCTCCAACTATGGTCCTTGGGTAGATATCGCGGCTCCCGGCGAAGATATATTTAGCTCCTTGATCAACGATGGCTATACCGGAACGTACTCTGGTACTTCTATGGCTTGTCCTCATGTATCAGGTGTAGCGGCATTGATCGTATCTAGATTCAAGGAAGAAGGGATTACTCCTGACTTGGTTAGGAGCAGACTACTCAATACCACGGATCCGTTGACCTTTGATGGAGCGGAAAACTGGGGTACTGGTCGAGTGAATGCCTACAAGGCACTAGCCGATGATGACGGTGCTGCACCGGTAGCGATCACAGATTTTCAAATGGATGCAATCACGGACCTCACAGCGAGTTTCTCGTGGACAGCTCCTGCAGATATGCCGAATTCTACTCAGGTCACCTATTATGACTTGCGTTATTCTACTCAGCCTATCAATGCTTCCAATTTTGGAGAGGCGACCCCAGCGAATGTCAAAAAGCCATCTAGTCCTGGCACAACCGAGGAGATAATCTTGGAGGGGCTGTTGCCTGCGACTACTTATTACTTTGCGATCGTATCGTCTGATTATTTTGGCAATACCTCATCTTTGTCTACTGTATTATCTGGTACGACTGAGGATGCACCTACGATTGCTATAGCTGGAGATCCTAGCGTGACCATCGATCTATCGACTGATACAAAAACGGCCTTGGGTAGTTTCACGATTACCAACGAAGGAGCATACCCACTTTACTTTGATATATTGCCAACCTATGGAGGTATAGCAGAATATGAAGTCGAGACAAGTTTATTATATGGAGGAGTAGGAGTGAGCCCAGGTCTTCCTCTTGTACACTACGCAGGAGATTATCAATCCTTTCAAAATCAATCGATCAATACGGGTAGTTCTATAGGAGCGCAATTGAATTTTGCAAATCAAGAGCAAGATGTACTAGCTTATGACGATGGAGATGATGAAGTAGCGGGTGCGTTGAAAGTCACCAATCAAAGTGGTGAATACAACAGTTGGATTTCTGCCACGAATTTTGAAGTGCCTGAGCAAGAGGGGCATTTCCTCTTGTCACAAGTGACCACCTATATGCAGGTGAGCTACGAGGCAGCAGGTATGGAGACAACCTTGATGATCATCGAAGGAGGAGAGACTCCCGCAGATGGTACGGTGCGACTTTCACAAGTGTTTGAACACAAAGAAAGCAGCCAGTTTTTGAATATCCCGCTAGAAATACCATTGCCTTTTGAGAGTGGTGATGAGTTTTGGGTAGTTTTCTTGCTGCCCGAAGAGAGAGTGGAGTTTGGTTATGATATCGTAGAAGGAGGCAATCGGCCCAATACGCACATGGCATTCATGAACAATCAATGGACGGATATTCAGTCGTTTGAAGGGTATGAAAATTATGTGTGGACTGTCAGAGCCATAGAAAAGTCAGTGGATGGACTAAGTCTCGACGTGGTACAAGGTGAAATAGCCCCATTGAGTTCGCAGCATATCGAAGTGAGTTATGATGGCGCTGAGGTCGTCAGAAACGCGACTTATGATTTTGAACTTAAAATCATAAGCAATGATCCAGTCAATCCAGTGACAGTGGTCGATGCGCAAGCTACGATAATTGGCCTGCTGGAACCAGAGATGGAAGTAACGCCAGCGAATATCGAAACCATCATCGATGCGTCTGTTAGTACGACGGCTGTAGAGACAATCACTATTACCAACACGGGAGATGGTGACCTGATTTTTGATTTTGAAAATCAGGTAGAAGTACCAGAAGTGTCCATCGCAGCAGTGACCTCATATACTTCACTATTGGATGTGCCGGTATCTGCTGGTGTCGCACCACATGTGAGTACTACACTTGATACGACAGTTCCAGTGGCTAAGTATGGAGAAGGATCGTTGGCGTATGGACATCAAATACATCCCGACGAGTTCTTTGTTACTTTTTCTACAGATGCACCTGGAGAGTATGCTACACAAGGTGAAGGCATAGGGTACAACGTTATCGCGGCGGACTTCACACGAGGAGATGTGACCAATATGTATATCATCAATGATGAGTCAGAAACGCTCATGAAAATGAACCTTGAAACAGGTGAGCGTTCTGTGATTGGTGCTACGGCTCCTTTCAACGACATTGCGACAGATAAATTTGAAAATGTAGTTTATGGTACCTACTTCAACGGATACACTTCTGATCTATATACCATGGATGTCTCTACTGGGGCAGTGGAACTGGTAGGATCTATGGGAGACGGTATCATGGTCGCGATTGCTTGTGACGGAGAAGGTCAAATGTGGGGCTATAAGCTCGATGATGGCAACATATATAGCATCGATAAAGCGTCAGGTGCTGCTACAGCCATTGGTCATGTAGGTTTTACCGGCAACTACAACCAGAGTTTGGCTTGGGATCCTAAGACCGACATGATCTATCTCGCAGCATACAACTATATCGAAGAGCGTGGAGAGTTTAGAGTGGTCGATACGCAAACTGGAGCTACCGAGTTGATAGGTGTATTCCCAAACAACTCTCAGGTATCCGCACTAGCGTTTGCTGGTGGAGGGTATGTTGATTTTGCAAGTGTATCACCGACGAATGGTACAGTCGCTCCAGGCGCGTCCATGGATGTTCAGGTCACGATAGATGCCATGGAGTTACCCAATGGAGACTACTACACGCCTCTATCTATTAGCACCAATGATTACGATCATTTGACACAAGTAGTGCCGGTGGCCTTAGAAGTAACTGGACAAATCGGTGAACTTTCGGTAGATCATCAGGTATTGGATTTTGGTTCTGTATTGCTAGGAGCAGACAAAGAGTTGGAAATCAAAATGTCTAACCGTGGAATTGGAACTTTGGATATCGAGAGCATCACTTCTACGAGTGATTTGTTTACTACAAATCTCGACGGCCCAGTAGTCATTGATATGAATGGAGACCATACGGTAAAGATTAATTTCAAACCGGACGAAATTGGTCAATTCAATAGTTCTATGTCTATTCAAAGCAACGACCCCAACAGCCCAGTGACCAAAATAACGTTGACTGGATCTGCGATCTTGCCTCCGGAAGTGGTAATTGCTCCAGATACTATTATGTTGTCTTTGAACTCTGGTGAAATCGTCACGAGACAGTTTACGATCAAAAACGAAGGAGCATACCCTCTTCAATACTCTATTCCTGAAAACCAAAGCGGAATATTGAGTGAAGAGCAAGTGGCGTTGAACTCATTGGGTGGTCCAGATGATGCAGGCTACCGATGGATCGATAGCAACGACAGCAATGGACCCGAGTTCGTTTGGAATGATATCTCTACCTCCGGAACGGAGATCATGTCAGGGGCTTATACAGGTTCGGAGTTTGTTGAATTGCCCTTTGACTTCCCATTTTATGGTGAGACCAAGACGAGCATGTATATCAGTGCAGAAGGTTTTGTGACTTTCGCGAGTACTGGGTCTACGACCAATTACAACAGAGCGATACCTAATGCATATACTCCGAATGACCTTGTGGCTGGGTATTGGGACAACTTACGATTCCCAAATACGGTAGGCAACATGTACTACGAGGCTTTTGAGGACAGAATCATCGTCCAGTGGGAAAAAGTTGGTAACAGCAACAATAACGATGGTACCATTTCATTTCAGATTGTACTCTTCGATGATGGACGCATCATGTATTATTATGAGCAAGCTTCTCTGGGTATCAAAAATTCTGCAACCATTGGTATCGAGAATGCCGACGGTACTCAAGGATTGCAAATCAACTACAATGAGACCTTTGTCGAAGATGAACTGGCTATTTTAGTATTCCCTGGTTATCAAGGGTTTGACAATGTAAGTATAAACAAGTACAACGGGATCATCCCAGCCGGAGAAGAAGAGACGATCGAAGCAACGATCGATGCTACGGGGCTATTGGAAGGGGTGTATAGTCATGAGATATACATCTACAACAACGATCCTCTCGTACCTAAGGCTCAGTTTACCGCTGTACTAGACGTGATTGGACATCCTGAAATCACCGCTAATACAGAGTCGTTGACTTTTGCTCCAATTATCGATGGGACGAGTGTCATTCAGAGTTTATCTCTCAAAAACACCGGTTCTAAAGATTTGGTTGTAAGTAGTATAGCGTCTAGTGATGAGGCATTTACGACGTCTTTTGTTGAAGAATTGACCTTGGCTGCTGGACAGCAAGTTTTTGTAGAAGTGACCTTTGCACCAGTTGATGTGGGAGTGTTTACGGGTGATTTGACTGTCACGAGTGACGATGATTTTGGAAACAGTAGTTTGGTCATTCCAGTATCTGGGTCGACTATTGCTAGTCCAGAGTTGCGTGTGACTACAGACATTGATCCAGTAGAAGTCTCTTTGGCATCTAGTGAATCAGACAAGGTATCTGTGACTGTGGAAAATATCTCAGGGTCAGTACTTAACTACGTCGTGCACGCACCATCATTTATGACCCTAGATGGAGTCACAACTCCATCTGTAGTACAAGGTGGTGACAATTTTGGATACACATGGGCTGATAGTGACAGCAGTGATGCCGTGATCTATGACTGGGTGGATATCGCCGAATCAGGCAATAGATTGGCTTTGGGTGAAGGAGATGGAATATTTGTTTCTCTACCATTTACTTTCCCATACTATGGCAATACCTACGACGAGGTACAAATTGCCTCCAATGGTTTTCTGACTTTCAATACGACACTTGGGGCATCCGGTGGACAGAGCAACCGAAGTTTCCCATCGACGATTGACCCAGACAATCACATTGCTATTTTCTGGGACGACCTTGATCCTGAAGAGATGGGAGATGTATACTATCTAGCTACTCCAGATTCACTGGTCGTACAGTACACCAATGTCTCTAGAGACAACAGTGCTTACGGAGCGACATTCCAAGGGATCCTCTATGCAAATGGAGATATCAAGATGCAGTACAAAGATTTGGAGGCCTATACTGCCATCAATAGTGTGTCTGTCGGAATGGAAAACGAAGACGGTACTGATGGATTGACGGTAGTCTACAATAAGTTAGATTATCTGAAAAGTGAGTTTGCAGTCATGATCACAAGTCCATACTACAAAGGAGTCTTGGAAGCAGGATTGTCTGAATCGTTTGACTTGTTGATAGATACGGATTCAATCTACCATGGAGTTTATATGGAGCCTATTCGAATCGTGAGCAACGATACAGACGATCAGATCACCGAAATCACAGCAACTCTCAATGTATCGGGTGTTCAAGAGATCAGTTTGAGTACAAATGAGATTCTTTTTGATCCTCTGCATTATGTAGAGGGTGAGAACTTCAACCAGATCAAGGAGTTTACGGTATACAACGAAGGGACCAAGGACCTCATGATCTCATCGTTGACTTTCAGTGATGAAATGGCAGGGTTTGGAATTGATAAAACAAGTAGCTACACGGTGGCTCCTAAGGATTCACTGGTTGTGAAAGTGACTTTTGCACCGGATCAAGCGACTGATTTTGTCAACACACTCACTATCAACAGTGATGACGCAAGCAATCCAGTGCTGACAGTAAGTATGAGCGGAGTAGCTGTATTGCCTCCAGCCGCTGTGGTGAATCCATTGGAGACCTTGGTGTTGGACTTATTGAGTACCGAAGTAGCATCTGATGCGATTACTCTGACCAATGAGGGCATGAGTGATCTAGAGTATACAACCGAAATCAGATTCTTTCCTTACGGATTCTCTGATGTGAGCTCATCGGTGGTGCCTTCATTTGAAGACAGTATCTACTACGACAAGCATACCGATCCGGACGGTTACTATGGTCAAAACGGAGGCTCTGTAGCGCCTAAAGTGGCGGTCAAATTTACGCTAGAGAAGGAGAGGTTCTACTTGACACATGTGAGCAATTACTACAACAGCAACGGTGCTTATGAGCCCTCTTTGTTGCAAGTGTACAAAGGAGGAACACGTCCTGAAAATGGAGAATTGGTGACGAGTCAACAGTTTTCTCATCCAGAGGCAGAAAATGGCTACAACGCGATCATTGCCTTGGAAGAACCACAGTTGTTTTATGAAGAAGAAGAACATTTCTGGGTGGTCATAACTTACCCGACTTCTATGCTACAACCTGCTGCGTACAACGATAGATTAACGTCGGACCCACGTGCGTCTTGGTATTTCCCAGGTCATTCTTGGCTCAGTGATGCAGCCCATAATTTCAAAATCAGAGCACTAGAACAAGTAGGTGGGTATGGTGATTGGCTGACTGTAGATCCAGCAGCCGGAACTGTGGCTCCTGATGCAAATACGGATTTGACATTCTATCTCGATGCTTCCGAAACGGATCGTGGAGGTTCGCACTATGCCATGGTGACTTACAACTTCAATGACCCACTGACTCCTTCGTTGGAAAGAGCAGTAGAAGTCTATGTCAATCACTTACCAGAAATCGATGTACTCGAAAATATCAACGTACAGGAAGGTTCAGAAGTGAGTTTCGTAGCGGAAGTTTCGGACTTGGATGGAACCATAACTGAGATCGCTTTGGCTGAAGAGTATGCGTTTACTTCGCTGGCTCTCTCTGGCAATACAGCGACTATTGTTTATAGTCCTGACTATGACCAAGCTGGTGTACATGTGATTGAGTTGGTGGCAACAGATGACAAAGGAGAGACAGTGGTCAAACCGATACATCTGACAGTAGCCAATGTCAATAGAAATCCCGTCGCTAGTCAAGTAAGTGACATGCAACGCTACCTTCATGAGGGAGTATTGACTCTAGAAGGCAATACTATTTTTAGTGATGCAGACATGGATGCTTTGACTTTCAGAGCGATCAATGAGAGCGATGAAGTTGCTACGGTATTGACTACTTCGACAGGTTTTGAGATCACTCCCGTCCAGGCAGGCACGACATTCGTTGGGCTATTTGCCTCAGATGGAACGGTCGAGGTGTTGACTTCATTCAACTTGACGGTGGTAGAAAACCAAGCGCCAGTAGCTGTGTCTCTTGAGAATATATCGAGATATGTAAGTGATGGAGTGTATTCGTTGGTTGCTTCGGAGATATTCTCTGATGGAGACCATATTTTGACTTTTACTGCTACAGTAGCTGATGCGACTGTTGCTACAGCAGCAGTGACTGCCTCAGGGTTTGACATCACGCCGCTTTCGGCTGGAGCAACTCTAGTGACTTTGACTGCAACAGATGGTATAGTGGAGGTATCTACTTCATTCACTGTTACGGTGGCTGTTCGAAATTCAGCACCAGTAGCTGTGACTGTAGAAGACGCGACGCTTCAAGCAGGAGGAACGAGCTTGACCTTTGCGGCAAGCAGTGTGTTTACCGATGCAGACAGTGATGTGATGTACTTTGATGCCTCAGCAGCAGATGCTACGGTAGTCGGTGTTTCCATTTCGTCCGGCAACTTCATCATCGAGCCCTTGGCAGAAGGAAGTACAACGGTGACTTTGACTGCTACAGATACTTACAACGATGAAGTAACTGTTTCATTCACGGTCAGTGTAGAAGAAGAGGAAGAAGACGAGGAGGAAGAGTCCACCGAGACCAACGCTGCACCAGTAGCTGTGACTGTAGAAGACGCGACGCTTCAAGCAGGAGGAATGAGCTTGACCTTTGCGGCAAGCAGTGTGTTCACTGATGCAGACAGTGATGTGATGTACTTTGATGCCTCAGCAACAGATGCTGCGGTAGTGGGAGTGTCTATTTCGTCTGGCAACTTCATCATCGAGCCCTTGGCAGAAGGAAGTACAACGGTGACTTTGACTGCTACAGATACCTACAACGATGTGGTGACTGTTTCATTCACGGTCAGTGTAGAAGAAGAGGAAGAGTCCACTGAAACCAACACTGCACCAGTAGCGATGACTGTAGAAGACGCGACGCTCCATGTAGGCGGAACGAACTTGACCTTTGCGGCAAGCAGTGTGTTCACTGATGCAGACGGTGATGTGATGTACTTTGATGCCTCAGCAGCAGATGCTGCGGTAGTCGGAGTTTCCATTTCGTCCGGCAGCTTCATCATCGAGCCCTTGGCAGAGGGAAGTACAACGGTGACTTTGACTGCTACAGATACCTACAACGATGAAGTAACTGTTTCTTTCACAGTAAGTGTAGAAAGCAACATATTGTCATCCATCGAAGTAGAGCGTTTGGAGATGGATTTGTACCCGAACCCTGTCAAAAACCAAGTGAATGTAAAATGGGAGCCAGGAGTAGAGGCGACTATGATACGTTTGTTTGACAATGCAGGAATCATGATTCAGCTGATCCAAGTGCCAGCAAACAGCAGTAACTATACGTTGGATATGGCTACTCTGCAAAGTGGTGTGTATCACATGCAGTTGATCACCAACGAACAAGTATATACGAGAAGGGTAATTAAAGAATAG
- a CDS encoding tetratricopeptide repeat protein, with protein sequence MNKFKGFSIVFVCVLVWWGIPHVQGQSSYGYIDSLKNRLATTLDSEQRVEVLVSLANRYQTKSLDSALFYAKTALALANQENCRDSVFVQIHNVLGRTYVSMGVFDEATSHYLEGLKLAENNQQTVLYIKLLINMGVMDLRQGNYAKAEEKYLRVIELIKKYSEVHSFPKKSLYLASVYNNIALIYEHRHDTAMIMNYYDTALMYSTAIDDHRNISLILNNIGNIQLHQRNFEEAHEHIVTAIEIRKKSDNRLGLAQCYHTMGFYFLEQSQWDSSLYYFERSITLLDELGSLTDMVTSQKGLALAYEKMGKYKEALFVQKHYKQLYDSLFNIQRVSEIADIEAWYEFENRQAVYELEEKKRSFRFYLILSIIFCTTLVAGVWIIFHLKLQKRALESKHQNLNLTLEHKNKEMTTKALYQFQKNELIEGVVLQLRELIDKVDADQKAKVQGVIKNLGESAKDDTWAEFELHFNQTHQNFYKALEHDYPELTPNERRLCAFLKLQMTSKEISSLTGQSVRSIDVARTRLRKKFNLTNTEINLVDFLSAI encoded by the coding sequence ATGAATAAATTTAAGGGCTTTTCAATTGTTTTTGTTTGCGTATTGGTGTGGTGGGGGATTCCACATGTGCAAGGTCAATCTTCGTACGGTTACATCGATAGTTTGAAAAATCGACTGGCCACCACCTTAGATTCGGAACAACGGGTAGAGGTGTTAGTTTCATTGGCCAATCGGTACCAAACCAAAAGCCTTGATTCAGCCTTGTTTTATGCCAAAACAGCCTTGGCTTTGGCAAACCAAGAAAATTGTAGAGACAGTGTTTTCGTCCAAATCCACAATGTACTCGGCAGAACTTATGTCAGTATGGGAGTATTTGATGAGGCTACTTCTCATTATTTGGAGGGGTTGAAATTGGCAGAAAACAATCAACAAACCGTCCTGTATATCAAATTGCTGATCAATATGGGAGTCATGGATTTGAGACAAGGCAACTATGCCAAGGCAGAAGAGAAGTATTTGAGAGTGATTGAGCTAATCAAGAAGTATTCGGAAGTGCACTCTTTTCCCAAAAAGTCATTGTATCTGGCTTCAGTATACAACAATATCGCCCTAATCTATGAACATCGACATGATACTGCCATGATTATGAACTATTATGACACGGCACTCATGTATTCTACAGCGATCGATGATCATCGCAATATTTCGCTAATACTCAACAATATTGGCAACATTCAACTCCATCAACGGAATTTTGAAGAGGCGCATGAGCACATCGTCACCGCCATCGAGATAAGGAAAAAAAGCGATAATAGACTGGGTTTGGCACAGTGCTATCATACTATGGGCTTTTACTTTTTGGAGCAGTCTCAGTGGGATTCTTCTTTGTATTATTTTGAGAGGAGCATCACTCTGTTGGATGAGTTGGGTAGTCTTACCGATATGGTGACTTCACAAAAAGGTTTGGCCTTGGCTTATGAAAAAATGGGGAAGTATAAAGAGGCACTATTCGTTCAAAAACACTACAAGCAATTGTATGACAGTTTGTTCAACATCCAGCGTGTGTCAGAGATCGCAGACATCGAGGCATGGTATGAGTTTGAAAACCGACAAGCCGTGTACGAATTGGAAGAGAAGAAAAGAAGCTTTAGGTTTTATCTTATCCTCAGTATCATTTTCTGTACGACGCTGGTTGCTGGAGTATGGATTATTTTTCATTTGAAACTGCAAAAAAGAGCCCTTGAAAGCAAACATCAAAACCTAAATCTAACACTCGAACATAAGAACAAGGAGATGACCACCAAAGCGCTGTATCAATTCCAGAAAAACGAATTGATTGAAGGGGTTGTCCTTCAGCTCAGGGAATTGATTGACAAAGTAGATGCAGACCAAAAAGCTAAGGTACAAGGGGTGATCAAGAATCTTGGAGAAAGTGCCAAGGATGACACTTGGGCCGAGTTTGAATTGCACTTTAACCAAACGCATCAAAATTTTTACAAGGCACTTGAGCACGATTACCCCGAACTCACTCCAAACGAACGGAGGTTGTGCGCCTTTCTCAAATTGCAGATGACCTCCAAGGAAATATCAAGTCTCACGGGGCAAAGTGTACGAAGTATTGATGTGGCTCGTACACGCCTACGAAAGAAGTTTAACCTAACCAATACAGAAATCAACCTGGTAGATTTCTTGTCCGCCATTTAA